The proteins below are encoded in one region of Parvicella tangerina:
- a CDS encoding DUF1599 domain-containing protein, whose amino-acid sequence MKNTSKQYDEVIERCTDIFSKKTKDYGTAWRILRVSSLTDQIFIKANRIRTIQETGINKVGEDISDEFIGIINYCIMALIQLELKDDRRMELPVDETVASYEKYARQAKSLMEKKNHDYGEAWRDMRISSLTDLILMKLLRVKQIEDNQGKTLISEGIDANYYDMINYAVFAMILMSEGVKA is encoded by the coding sequence ATGAAGAATACTTCTAAGCAATATGATGAGGTGATCGAAAGATGTACCGATATTTTTTCAAAGAAAACAAAAGACTACGGTACAGCTTGGAGGATTTTGAGAGTCAGTTCGTTAACAGATCAGATTTTCATTAAAGCAAACCGAATTCGAACCATTCAAGAAACTGGAATCAATAAAGTAGGAGAGGATATTAGTGATGAGTTTATTGGAATTATCAATTACTGTATCATGGCCTTGATCCAATTGGAATTGAAAGATGACAGGAGAATGGAATTGCCAGTTGACGAAACAGTAGCTTCGTATGAGAAGTATGCTAGACAGGCAAAGTCTCTCATGGAAAAAAAGAATCACGATTATGGTGAAGCATGGCGAGATATGCGAATTTCATCATTGACCGACTTGATCTTAATGAAGCTTCTTCGCGTAAAACAAATTGAGGATAATCAAGGTAAAACGCTAATTTCAGAAGGGATAGATGCGAATTATTACGACATGATCAACTATGCTGTTTTTGCGATGATCTTGATGAGTGAAGGTGTAAAAGCTTAA
- the folP gene encoding dihydropteroate synthase, whose translation MKDTILSRKSTINCNGKLISLDAPKVMGIVNMTPDSFYDGGAYNDIDAALIQVEKHLSEGATFIDIGGYSSRPGASSISVEEEINRVVPVVRAIHKKFPKAVISIDTFRSEVARAAISEGGSIINDISAGELDPKMFGAIIELNVPYIMMHMKKTPKDMQKGIHYDHLLLEIGNYFSKKVNHLHASGVKDIILDVGFGFAKTIEHNYQLLGNLQHFDFLKLPMLAGISRKSMLYKPLNTSTEQALNATTAANMIALQNGANLLRVHDVKEAMECVTIYNLTKQNS comes from the coding sequence GTGAAAGATACAATTTTAAGTCGAAAGTCAACCATTAACTGTAATGGCAAATTGATTTCCTTAGACGCTCCAAAGGTCATGGGAATTGTGAATATGACTCCTGATTCTTTTTACGATGGCGGGGCTTACAATGATATTGATGCAGCACTTATTCAAGTCGAAAAGCACTTGAGTGAAGGTGCAACATTTATAGATATCGGAGGTTACTCTTCTCGTCCAGGAGCCAGTAGCATAAGCGTTGAAGAAGAAATTAACCGAGTTGTTCCCGTAGTTCGAGCAATCCATAAAAAGTTTCCCAAGGCCGTCATTTCAATTGACACCTTTAGAAGCGAGGTGGCCCGAGCGGCAATTAGCGAAGGCGGATCGATCATCAATGACATCTCTGCAGGTGAGTTGGACCCAAAAATGTTCGGAGCCATTATCGAACTCAATGTTCCGTATATTATGATGCATATGAAGAAGACTCCCAAGGACATGCAAAAAGGCATTCACTATGATCATTTGCTTTTGGAAATCGGAAACTACTTTTCGAAAAAAGTGAATCATCTTCATGCTAGCGGTGTTAAAGACATTATTCTTGATGTGGGATTTGGATTTGCAAAGACGATAGAGCACAACTATCAGTTACTCGGCAATCTCCAACATTTCGACTTTTTGAAACTTCCAATGCTTGCCGGTATTTCAAGAAAATCAATGCTCTATAAACCGCTTAATACTAGCACTGAGCAAGCACTTAACGCTACTACCGCAGCCAACATGATCGCACTTCAAAATGGAGCAAACTTATTAAGAGTACATGACGTTAAAGAAGCGATGGAGTGCGTAACCATTTATAACTTAACGAAGCAAAACAGTTAA
- a CDS encoding ABC-F family ATP-binding cassette domain-containing protein, which yields MNYLSVEKISKNYADKLLFHEISFGIDQGQKIALVAKNGSGKTSLLNCLLGNDIPDAGSIVFRNDLRIGYLAQEENFDPNLSVIDTVFDSENKALSLIKEYEQELESNPSSDRLNDLYEQISDADAWGTENKVREILSKLQLSNFNQLVGKLSGGQKRRLALAKVLIEEPDILILDEPTNHLDLGMIEWLEGYLALPSITLFMVTHDRYFLERVCDEIYELDQGNLYRYKGNYSYYLDKREERYANQQVVIDKAKNLFKKELEWMRRQPKARGTKAKARVDQFYETKKVAHQNIDEKKLDIQVKMERLGTKILELHKLSKSFGEKKILDQFSYIFKRKERIGLVGANGSGKSTFLNLITQNLKPDAGKIVTGETIVFGYYHQKGLQLKEDKRVIEVIRDIADYIPIAGGKKITASQMLEKFLFPSNKHYLYASQLSGGERKRLYLLTILMKNPNFLILDEPTNDLDIFTLQVLEDYLVNYEGCLLVVSHDRYFMDKLVDHLFVLNGDGTVSDVIGNYADYRVFKKQQSAEQKEKSDPPKKAPTNTSSKKISYKDKYEFEQLDKEIPELEDKKSKLSEQLNDASLDYEEIEKISAALTKLVEDLDTKTMRWMELADLMS from the coding sequence ATGAACTATTTATCAGTTGAAAAAATCAGCAAAAATTATGCTGACAAATTATTGTTCCACGAGATCTCTTTTGGGATTGATCAAGGACAAAAAATTGCGCTTGTTGCAAAAAATGGCAGCGGTAAGACAAGTCTATTGAACTGTTTGCTGGGCAATGACATTCCTGATGCTGGATCCATCGTATTTCGCAATGATCTTAGGATTGGCTATTTAGCTCAGGAAGAAAATTTCGATCCCAACCTTAGTGTAATCGACACAGTTTTTGACTCTGAAAATAAAGCCCTTAGCCTCATCAAAGAATATGAACAAGAACTGGAAAGCAATCCCAGTTCTGATCGATTAAACGACCTCTACGAGCAAATCAGCGATGCTGATGCGTGGGGTACAGAAAATAAAGTGCGAGAAATCCTCTCTAAACTTCAGCTGTCCAATTTCAACCAATTGGTTGGCAAACTATCAGGAGGACAAAAGAGGCGTTTGGCACTTGCTAAAGTCCTGATCGAAGAGCCAGATATCCTGATTCTTGATGAGCCCACCAATCACTTAGACCTTGGCATGATCGAGTGGTTGGAAGGTTACCTTGCCCTTCCGAGCATCACCCTTTTTATGGTAACTCACGACCGTTATTTTCTGGAGCGTGTTTGTGACGAGATTTATGAATTGGATCAAGGAAACTTATATCGTTACAAAGGAAATTACTCCTACTATCTGGACAAAAGAGAAGAACGCTACGCCAATCAACAGGTAGTCATCGACAAAGCTAAAAACCTCTTTAAAAAAGAACTGGAATGGATGCGAAGACAACCAAAGGCCAGAGGTACAAAAGCGAAAGCGAGGGTCGATCAATTCTACGAAACCAAAAAAGTTGCTCACCAAAATATTGACGAGAAGAAATTAGACATTCAAGTAAAAATGGAACGTCTGGGAACAAAAATCCTTGAACTTCATAAACTATCTAAATCATTTGGTGAGAAGAAAATTCTCGATCAGTTTAGCTACATCTTTAAACGCAAAGAAAGAATAGGACTTGTTGGAGCAAATGGATCTGGAAAATCAACCTTTCTGAACCTCATCACACAAAACCTGAAACCTGATGCGGGCAAAATTGTTACCGGAGAGACTATCGTTTTTGGGTATTATCACCAAAAAGGACTTCAATTAAAAGAAGACAAGAGAGTTATCGAAGTGATTCGAGACATTGCAGACTATATTCCAATAGCTGGAGGAAAAAAAATAACAGCTTCTCAAATGTTGGAAAAGTTCCTTTTCCCTTCTAACAAGCACTATTTGTACGCTTCACAACTGAGTGGAGGAGAAAGAAAACGCCTATACCTGCTAACCATTTTAATGAAGAACCCCAACTTCTTGATCTTGGATGAACCGACAAATGATCTGGACATCTTCACTTTGCAGGTATTGGAAGACTATCTCGTGAATTACGAAGGGTGCCTTTTAGTGGTTTCTCACGATAGATACTTTATGGATAAATTAGTAGATCACCTCTTTGTTTTGAATGGAGACGGAACTGTAAGTGATGTCATTGGAAACTACGCTGATTATCGAGTATTCAAAAAACAGCAATCGGCAGAACAAAAAGAGAAAAGTGACCCCCCGAAAAAAGCACCAACAAACACGAGCTCGAAAAAGATCAGTTACAAAGACAAGTATGAATTTGAGCAGCTCGACAAGGAAATTCCTGAGCTCGAAGACAAAAAATCTAAGTTAAGTGAACAACTAAATGATGCTTCGCTTGACTACGAGGAGATCGAAAAGATATCAGCAGCGCTTACCAAACTTGTTGAAGATTTGGATACAAAAACCATGCGTTGGATGGAATTAGCTGACTTAATGAGTTGA
- a CDS encoding sulfite exporter TauE/SafE family protein — MLELIEEYWLFYVLTFFAEIIGTLSGFGSSIIFVPLASLFFEFDIVLGITAVFHVFSNLSKIALFSKGIDKKIAFKLGVPAVLFVILGAFITKFIPMGELEIGMNITLLALAVLLISYRDKQLKTSDKNLVLGGVFSGFLAGIFGSGGSVRGITMSSFNLQKETFIATSALIDLGVDLSRSVVYTINGYVQVAYLIVILPLIVISFLGSYIGKLIVDKISHQTFRYIALGVISITSIIQIILFFSGK; from the coding sequence ATGCTGGAATTGATTGAAGAATATTGGCTATTTTATGTTTTAACCTTCTTTGCCGAGATCATTGGTACATTAAGCGGCTTTGGCTCTTCAATTATATTTGTCCCACTCGCTTCTCTTTTCTTTGAATTTGACATCGTTTTGGGAATCACGGCTGTCTTTCATGTATTTAGTAACCTTTCAAAGATCGCTTTATTCAGTAAAGGCATTGACAAAAAGATTGCTTTTAAACTAGGTGTTCCAGCCGTCCTTTTTGTAATCCTAGGAGCTTTCATAACCAAGTTCATCCCAATGGGAGAGCTTGAAATAGGTATGAACATTACCTTGCTAGCTCTTGCCGTTTTGCTTATATCTTACAGAGACAAGCAACTTAAAACCTCAGATAAAAATCTTGTGCTTGGCGGTGTATTTTCTGGCTTTTTGGCTGGCATTTTTGGCTCTGGTGGAAGCGTAAGAGGGATAACCATGTCTTCTTTTAATCTTCAAAAAGAGACGTTCATCGCAACATCCGCACTAATTGACCTAGGGGTAGACCTTAGTAGATCTGTTGTTTACACGATCAATGGTTATGTTCAAGTTGCCTACTTGATCGTCATCTTACCATTAATTGTTATTAGTTTTCTCGGGTCCTATATAGGGAAATTAATTGTAGATAAAATTTCTCACCAAACCTTCAGGTATATCGCTTTGGGAGTTATAAGCATAACATCTATTATTCAAATTATTCTTTTCTTCAGCGGTAAATAA
- a CDS encoding M42 family metallopeptidase, which translates to MAKKTTKSKKKPAVITAKSEKFLEKYLNNASPTGFESEGQKLWLDYVKPYIDDYFVDTYGTTVGVINPEADYKVVIEAHADEISYFVHYITNEGFIYLRRNGGSDHQIAPSKRVNIHTEKGMVKAVFGWPAIHTRGGGKEQPPKLDNIFLDCGASSKEEVEKLGIHVGCVVTYEDEFMILNKKNYVGRALDNRMGGFVIAEVARKLKENKEKLPFGLYIVNAVQEEIGLRGAQMIAERIQPDVAIVTDVCHDTNTPMIKKIDQGDLAIGKGPVLSYGPAVQNNLLKFAIDLANKEDIPFQRLAASRSTGTDTDAFAYSNAGVASMLISMPLRYMHTTVETCSKEDIENVIRLIYAMVTNLKDKQDFRYFK; encoded by the coding sequence ATGGCAAAAAAAACAACCAAGTCAAAAAAGAAACCTGCGGTAATTACTGCCAAGTCAGAAAAGTTTCTCGAAAAATATTTGAACAACGCTTCACCAACCGGTTTTGAGTCAGAAGGTCAAAAATTATGGCTAGACTATGTTAAACCTTACATAGATGACTATTTCGTAGACACTTACGGTACAACGGTAGGAGTAATCAACCCTGAGGCTGACTACAAAGTGGTCATAGAAGCACATGCAGATGAGATCAGCTACTTTGTGCATTACATTACGAACGAAGGTTTTATTTACCTCAGAAGAAATGGAGGTAGTGACCATCAGATCGCTCCTTCTAAAAGAGTTAATATTCATACCGAAAAAGGGATGGTAAAAGCCGTTTTTGGTTGGCCAGCAATCCATACTCGAGGAGGCGGAAAAGAACAACCTCCTAAGTTGGACAACATTTTCCTTGACTGTGGAGCCAGCTCAAAAGAAGAGGTTGAAAAACTAGGCATCCATGTAGGATGTGTGGTGACGTATGAAGACGAATTCATGATCTTAAACAAAAAGAATTACGTGGGACGTGCTCTGGATAATCGAATGGGAGGTTTCGTAATAGCAGAAGTTGCCCGAAAACTGAAAGAGAACAAGGAAAAACTTCCTTTCGGTCTTTACATTGTCAATGCAGTACAAGAGGAAATCGGTCTAAGAGGGGCTCAAATGATTGCTGAGCGGATTCAACCTGATGTTGCAATTGTTACCGATGTTTGCCATGACACCAACACTCCCATGATTAAAAAAATTGACCAAGGCGATTTAGCTATTGGTAAAGGTCCTGTATTAAGTTACGGTCCAGCTGTTCAAAATAACCTATTGAAATTCGCTATTGATTTAGCAAACAAGGAGGACATTCCTTTCCAACGACTGGCAGCATCAAGAAGCACAGGAACAGACACCGATGCTTTTGCTTACAGCAATGCGGGTGTTGCTTCAATGCTAATCTCTATGCCGTTGAGATATATGCATACTACGGTTGAAACATGTTCTAAAGAAGACATTGAAAACGTGATTCGCCTGATCTATGCAATGGTCACCAACCTTAAGGACAAACAAGATTTCAGGTATTTTAAATGA
- a CDS encoding L,D-transpeptidase: protein MIEPQHQAASELICDYLEMQYPDVQVDRFLYVGVERQEMYYVVDRKVERVYDVSTSKHGAGLLSGSNCTPVGMHCVNGKYGADVPWGGILVGRKFTGKVAEVETEPVSTGRDEITSRVITIKGLEDGVNKGGKFDSYQRRIYIHGTAEEGLIGKPASHGCIRMRNDDVIELFALVDEGLPIIILDN, encoded by the coding sequence ATGATAGAACCTCAACATCAGGCAGCTTCTGAATTGATTTGTGATTATTTGGAAATGCAGTATCCTGATGTTCAGGTGGATCGATTTTTATATGTAGGTGTAGAAAGACAGGAAATGTATTATGTGGTTGATAGGAAAGTCGAGCGTGTTTATGATGTAAGTACGAGTAAACATGGAGCTGGCTTGCTTTCTGGATCGAACTGTACACCTGTTGGAATGCATTGTGTTAACGGTAAGTATGGTGCTGATGTGCCCTGGGGAGGTATTTTGGTTGGAAGGAAATTTACAGGAAAGGTGGCTGAAGTAGAAACGGAGCCCGTTTCAACAGGTCGCGATGAAATTACGTCACGGGTCATTACCATCAAGGGACTTGAAGATGGAGTTAACAAAGGTGGTAAGTTTGATTCGTATCAGCGAAGAATCTATATTCATGGAACGGCAGAAGAGGGACTAATCGGTAAGCCTGCTTCTCATGGCTGCATCAGAATGCGAAATGATGACGTTATTGAGCTCTTTGCACTCGTTGACGAAGGTTTGCCAATAATTATTTTAGATAACTAA
- a CDS encoding POTRA domain-containing protein, producing MRFGFILILFFVNFFQWSMLYGQVTFHGLEGLNPKEVKTPEVGYKSMRKGVDELYFDLIGKGFLGCSIDSIVKNDSLQQADVYVFLGKQYQLSGIELDSLSRLALVESGKVGLFQSKKKLTPRVYKRIIETILEFYENNGYPFVSVKLTGAEWSKSVLHGTLSTELNGKVKFGDINLKGNLVIDDEVLSLITGIEEGAYFDQSRLDKMDNYLKSYPFIKIVRPSEYEFVNEECNVFLYLDKRNANFFNAILGVLPNNQGEINITGDAKIKLVNALNKGEQFKINWRKLLPLTQNLNLEASIPFVFRMPVGVGGTFDLYKKDTSFLDVVSKLEVQYKLGQHLSFSGFFRNKTSNLLSTEKYQYVTQLPDFADIRNNEYGGGVQWQTLDFIYNPSRGWLTELELAVGDKKINQNAALNEELYEGLKLRSTQFYLKGNVERFMKIYRKNILRIGVSGGWVLNDNLFKNELFRLGGLNTLRGFDEESLFASGFALGTLEYRFLLEEFSNLFVFGQMMYYEQSIKDTYLKDLPYSVGAGINFQTKPGIFSVSYSLGSQQGNPLLFRSAKIHFGFVNYF from the coding sequence ATGCGATTTGGTTTCATCCTCATACTGTTTTTTGTTAACTTTTTTCAATGGTCCATGCTTTATGGTCAGGTCACCTTTCATGGGTTGGAAGGGCTGAACCCAAAGGAAGTAAAGACTCCAGAAGTTGGTTACAAGTCGATGAGAAAGGGGGTTGATGAACTTTATTTTGATTTAATTGGAAAGGGCTTTTTAGGTTGTTCGATCGATAGTATTGTGAAAAACGATTCGTTGCAGCAGGCGGATGTTTATGTCTTTCTGGGAAAGCAGTACCAATTGTCTGGTATAGAACTGGATAGTTTATCTCGCCTAGCTCTTGTGGAGTCGGGAAAAGTGGGGTTGTTTCAATCTAAAAAAAAACTGACACCAAGAGTTTACAAGAGAATTATTGAAACCATTCTTGAGTTCTATGAGAACAATGGCTATCCGTTTGTATCTGTTAAATTGACCGGAGCAGAATGGAGTAAGTCAGTTCTACATGGTACACTTTCTACTGAACTGAATGGCAAAGTTAAGTTCGGGGATATTAACTTAAAAGGTAATTTGGTTATCGATGATGAAGTGCTGAGTTTAATCACTGGTATAGAGGAAGGTGCTTACTTTGACCAGAGTCGACTAGATAAAATGGATAACTATCTTAAGAGCTATCCTTTCATCAAAATAGTTAGGCCGAGTGAGTATGAATTTGTCAACGAGGAGTGTAATGTTTTTTTATACTTGGATAAAAGAAATGCCAACTTTTTTAACGCTATTCTTGGCGTGCTTCCTAACAACCAAGGTGAGATTAATATTACTGGAGATGCAAAAATAAAACTGGTTAATGCACTGAATAAGGGAGAGCAGTTTAAGATTAATTGGCGAAAATTGTTGCCATTAACGCAAAACCTCAACTTAGAGGCTTCGATACCGTTTGTTTTTAGAATGCCTGTTGGGGTGGGAGGAACATTTGATTTGTATAAAAAAGACACTTCTTTCTTAGATGTCGTTTCAAAATTGGAAGTGCAATATAAGTTGGGACAACATTTGTCTTTTTCTGGATTCTTTAGAAATAAAACTTCCAATTTACTTTCTACGGAAAAGTATCAGTATGTAACGCAGCTTCCTGACTTTGCGGATATCAGAAATAATGAGTATGGAGGAGGTGTGCAATGGCAGACGCTTGATTTTATCTATAATCCTTCTAGGGGATGGTTGACCGAACTAGAACTTGCAGTAGGAGATAAGAAGATCAATCAAAACGCTGCATTAAATGAGGAGCTTTATGAGGGGCTAAAGCTAAGGTCAACGCAATTCTACCTCAAAGGAAATGTGGAGCGCTTTATGAAAATTTATCGGAAGAATATTTTGAGAATTGGAGTTTCCGGTGGTTGGGTATTGAATGATAATTTATTTAAAAATGAGCTGTTTAGGCTAGGTGGCTTGAATACATTAAGAGGTTTTGATGAAGAGAGTCTTTTTGCATCTGGTTTTGCGTTGGGGACTTTGGAATATAGATTTCTATTGGAGGAATTCTCAAATCTTTTTGTTTTTGGACAGATGATGTACTATGAACAGTCTATTAAGGATACTTATTTAAAAGATTTACCCTATAGTGTTGGTGCTGGAATTAATTTTCAAACGAAACCTGGGATTTTTAGTGTAAGCTATTCTTTAGGAAGTCAACAGGGTAACCCACTACTGTTCAGATCAGCTAAAATTCACTTTGGATTTGTTAATTATTTTTGA
- the lipA gene encoding lipoyl synthase, protein MSEVNTPTKIKKPKWLKVKLPTGESYKKVRGLVDEHQLHTICESGNCPNMGECWGAGTATFMILGNICTRSCGFCAVDTGKPLEADIFEPARVAQSVKLMEVKHAVITSVDRDDLPDGGSEIWAATVRAIRRQSPGTTMETLIPDFGGKWDNLQRIIDVAPEIVSHNLETVRRLTKEVRIQAKYDRSLEVLLRLKKGGMRTKSGVMLGLGETYQEVIETMDDLRSVNVDILTLGQYLQPTPKHLPVAEFVTPELFAEFKEIGLSKGFRYVESGPLVRSSYHAEKHMF, encoded by the coding sequence ATGAGTGAAGTAAATACACCCACAAAAATAAAGAAGCCAAAATGGCTAAAAGTTAAACTTCCAACAGGAGAAAGCTACAAGAAAGTTAGAGGATTGGTTGATGAACATCAACTGCATACGATCTGTGAAAGTGGTAATTGTCCGAATATGGGAGAATGTTGGGGAGCTGGAACTGCCACTTTTATGATTCTTGGTAATATTTGTACGCGTTCTTGTGGGTTTTGCGCAGTTGATACAGGTAAGCCACTCGAAGCAGATATCTTTGAGCCAGCCAGAGTAGCACAAAGTGTAAAATTGATGGAGGTGAAACATGCTGTGATCACCTCAGTAGATAGAGACGACCTTCCCGATGGTGGGTCTGAGATTTGGGCAGCGACAGTAAGAGCTATTCGAAGACAATCACCTGGTACGACTATGGAAACCCTGATTCCTGACTTTGGTGGTAAATGGGATAACCTTCAGCGCATTATTGATGTTGCTCCTGAAATTGTTTCTCACAATCTTGAAACAGTAAGAAGACTAACAAAAGAAGTTCGCATTCAAGCCAAGTACGACAGAAGTTTGGAGGTGCTCCTGAGGTTGAAAAAAGGAGGTATGCGAACTAAATCAGGAGTGATGTTAGGTCTTGGAGAAACCTATCAAGAAGTCATTGAGACTATGGATGACTTGAGAAGTGTAAATGTAGACATTCTTACACTAGGACAGTATCTCCAACCTACTCCTAAGCACCTTCCTGTTGCTGAGTTTGTTACACCTGAACTATTTGCAGAATTCAAAGAGATCGGGTTATCAAAGGGATTCAGATATGTGGAAAGTGGTCCGCTTGTTCGTTCCTCTTACCATGCTGAAAAGCATATGTTCTAA